A region from the Mustelus asterias unplaced genomic scaffold, sMusAst1.hap1.1 HAP1_SCAFFOLD_277, whole genome shotgun sequence genome encodes:
- the LOC144486040 gene encoding uncharacterized protein LOC144486040: protein MLTRQRARNSESSFTCSVCGKKFMCSSNLLAHQLDHIIQKPLQSSDSGESIETSEEQAQHQLLHTDERPFSCSHCGKRFSQSSRLAEHQLLHTHERPFSCSHCGESFSDSVHLTEHQPVHTKDRPFSCSQCGKRFTQSSHCTVHQLVHSQKRHFKCFKCEKTFKRRISLLRHQDTHTGERPYPCSVCGKRFAHSSHLLTHKRVHTGERPFLCSLCGKRFTRFSHLLTHKSIHTGGKPFTSSMCRKEEVQSTDQLTHQRVHTGEKLFTCSVCGKEFTRSHYLLRHRRVHTGERPFLCSVCGKMFPHSSQLVIHERVHTGERPYVCPVCGKAFASLQHLLKHRPVHTGEKPFSCSICGKRFTQSSDLLRHQYIHTGDRPFTCSVCGKGFIGSSSLQTHQRVHTGEKPFTCSVCGKGYTQVSSLQRHQRVHTATEPFTCSQCGKGFTDPSHLQRHQRVHTGEKPFTCSVCGKGFTQVSNLQRHQRVHTGERPFLCSVCGKGFAQSSGLLRHQRIHTGEKSFTCSVCGKGFTDSSYMLKHQRVHTATEPFTCSLCGKGFTDPSRLQRHQRVHTGAKPFTCSLCGKGFTDPSRLQRHQRVHTGAKPFTCSLCGKGFTDPSRLQRHQRVHTGAKPFNCSMCGKGFTQYYSLLKHRRLHV from the coding sequence atgctgacacgacagcgagctcgcaatagtgagagttcattcacctgctccgtgtgtgggaagaaattcatgtgttcgtccaacctgctggctcaccaactcgatcacattattcagaagcctcttcaaagctctgactctggggaaagcattgaaacctctgaggaacaggcccaacaccagctccttcacactgacgagagaccgttcagctgctcccactgcgggaagaggttcagccagtcctcccgccttgcagagcaccagctccttcacacacacgagagaccgttcagctgctcccactgcgggGAGTCGTTCAGCGactcagtgcatctcactgagcaTCAACCAGTTCATaccaaggacaggccattcagctgctcccagtgtgggaagagattcactcagtcctcccactgcaccGTTCACCAACTGGTTCATTCTcagaagagacattttaaatgctttaaatgtgagaagaccttcaaaagaaggattagtctgctgagacaccaggacactcacaccggggagaggccgtacccctgttctgtttgtgggaagagattcgctcattcatctcatcttctgacacacaagcgagttcacactggggagaggcctttcctctgctccctgtgtgggaagagattcactcgatttTCACACCTTTTGACACACaagagtattcacactggagggaAACCATTCACCTCCTCAATGTGTAGAAAGGAAGAAGTTCAATCAACTGAccagctgacacaccagcgagttcacactggggagaagctgttcacctgctcggtgtgtgggaaggaattcactcggtcTCACTATCTTCTGaggcaccggcgagttcacactggggagaggccattcctctgctccgtgtgtgggaagatgtTTCCTCATTCATCCCAGCTTGTGATACACGAgcgtgttcacacaggggagaggccttaCGTTTGCCCTGTCTGCGGGAAAGCATTTGCTTCTTTACAACACCTGCTGAAACATCGGcctgttcacaccggggagaagccattctcTTGCTCCATTTGTggcaagagattcactcagtcgtctgacctgctgagacaccaatacattcacacaggggacaggccgttcacctgctctgtgtgtgggaagggattcattggttcatccagcctgcagacacaccagcgagttcacaccggggagaagccgttcacctgctctgtgtgtgggaagggatacactcaggtatccagcctgcagagacaccagcgagttcacactgcgacagaaccgttcacctgctctcagtgtgggaagggattcactgatccatcccacctgcagagacatcagcgagttcacactggggagaagccgttcacctgctctgtgtgtgggaagggattcactcaggtatccaacctgcagagacaccagcgagttcacaccggggagaggccgttcctgtgctctgtgtgtggaaagggattcgctcagtcgtctggcctgctgagacaccaacgcattcacaccggggagaagtcgttcacctgctctgtgtgtgggaagggattcactgattcatcctatatgctgaaacaccagcgagttcacactgcgacagaaccattcacctgctccctgtgtgggaagggattcactgatccatcccgcctgcagagacaccagcgagttcacactggggcaaaaccgttcacctgctccctgtgtgggaagggattcactgatccatcccgcctgcagagacaccagcgagttcacactggggcaaaaccgttcacctgctccctgtgtgggaagggattcactgatccatcccgcctgcagagacaccagcgagttcacactggggcaaaacctttcaactgctccatgtgtgggaagggatttactcagtattacagcctgctgaaacatagacgacttcatgtgtga